The Ischnura elegans chromosome 10, ioIscEleg1.1, whole genome shotgun sequence genome contains the following window.
catggccttcagcttctccctatagtatttcaatctcctggggaagattcaaactatgtgtctgtcatTATCAGTcacaaataacacgttgtaaacacttcgtctcattctcgtcaaatgatggatgcgggaaaattatacgacaggACCATGATCTTCAAAggatcaatgcaggaaaacgatatTTCGGGGGACAATGGatggggaaaaaaattacattgtctttatggaacttaatttgggaccaggaacggcaaacgatgaatgcgggaaaatgatcaatcCGGGCACgatagatcagggttccactgtattgaGAAATCAGGTTCATTCCATTTCAGAATCAATCTTGTATGTTTCAAGCATACCATATACTATCCAGGTTCCATAACTCCCATACCAAGTTGACCCACATTTTTTCAGCAGGTTTGAAATATATCATATACTAGAGCGTTTCTatgcgtcactgactgaccgttacacccagtttttgttcatatatttcccctttgactcaATACAAATCAATGTAGGAACTTTCTTGAGGATTCCTCCAAAaataagttagtgaaagcatacactggctttggtacaACCCTGTGACCCctgtagaaccggagattttaaacttcaaagtcgtcgtcactgactgacaaaaatgaaactccgtttttgACATCGTCACGTTTCTTatgattgctctgaaattattcatgataaagaaaatccacgaaatacgtaaattAGTTCTAGGTGTTgtccaaacgtatgcaaaatcgtgactttgtgtaagtaatggtttcctctctttggtcataaaaatggagtgtcactgactgacgggaattgtcactgactgacacatgtgatttgacgcttgttaacttttctttttcatggaatgagcattgcaaaatatatatattgaaccCAGAAATTCGTATAAAAGAAACATAAGAGTGGTATAGCCAGGAGGTTTGCCCAGGGGGTacgtccagggggtccggacacccccctgctttccccccccccccctgaaatggtgtaaatatttgaaatatttacaccatttcaggactttgaacggtccatttatctcaaattgaatttttgaaccctggtatgacagttacgtagaaacgctcactAGTAGGTATACCACCCAAATAGACATCATACAAGCACAAAAGCCAAGTGATTGTATGAGGTTGACAACTGGCTGTGGCTTCATGGAAGTCCATTCTCCCTTGGTTCGCCATATCACTAGAACAGTTGAGTGCACCTCagaaaacatatttataaaaaaaggtataTCCTTGTGACCTTGCTTTGGTACCTTCCATATGAATTCACTTCAGTACTGAAAAATTCAATACTAATTCTCACCCttcaattcaattattaatttttagcaCTTTTCAATCAACGTGGCTTTGATTTTAGCTGGTGTATTTCTTTTCAGTGTCCTATTTCATCATTTCACCATCTTACAATTATGGATTTTTACTTTCATGTATAACCTCTTCATAGCTTTCAACAAATACTCTGTTTTTCTAAGAATTGTCTCCTTCCATTCATtcaggttaaatattttatcaaacaaACAGAAAAGTAGCTGCACATTTTTCGTTGGtggtttatttctcaatttcCCTTGCAGATGATACCTGGTCTCTCACAGTCTCCTGTCATAATTCAGCAACCAGGGGGTGGTGTTCAGTTCATTTTACGtcagcaacagcagcagcagcagataGTCAGTGGGCCCACCGCTGCAAGCGCTGCTGGGGGAGTGCTGGCTAACCCGGGTGTAGTGGGGGGGGCAAAGGGGGTAAGTGGTGGGCTGGTGCTAGCCGGGGCGCAGGGGCAGGTCCTCATACACCACCCGCAGCACCAGCAGTTGCAGCAACAAACACAGGGGAGAGCCCTGGGGGGCACGGCAGGGGCGGGAATGGCGGTGCAGACGGGTGCGGCAACGACGGCGGGGGGCCAGGTGGTGCGGTTTATCACTACCACTCAGGGACCCATGCAGCTGCAGCAGATCCAGACACCCTCGGGTCCTACGCTCATAGCTGTGCCCCCCGGCCAGACTCTCAGCTTCCAGCAGATACGGGGCGCGACCACAGGGGCAGGCAGCGTAGTCCCTGGCACCATGCTGCAGGGACATGCCCAGATCATCCAGGGTGCCACAGTCGCTGCGCCAACTGCACAGACCCTCCAGGGTCACATCCTACACCCCCAGCCACAGCAACCCCAACCCCTGGTGCACAGCGGATTGGCCAACCAGGTGAGGGCCTCCGGACCCACTGGTGCGATGCTTCCTAACCACAGTGCTGTTAATGTGATGGATTCTGTTGGGATGGTGCAACGGACGCGAGCCATGGCTCCCAACATTAATCCCATATCGGTGATATCCCCACCTCCATCTCTCCCCTTTCCTCCTCCACAAACTAGGAAGAAGcctaaaaagaaaaagaagagaaagggATCTCGTGATGACGAGGAGGATGGGGAGGGTTCGACAGGAGGGGAAGTGGACGAGAGTGGGGAGGAAATTTGTGGTAGTGGGGGCGGCACAGTACCTATGAAAACTCTCAACCTGGCAGACATTATGAAGTCTGCAGGGATAGGTGACGACGAAGACCTCGGTCCTTTTGAAAGCAGTGGAGTGGATGCAGGGGATGATGGGTCTCTAGTCCAGGCCCCTCCAACGGTGGCCACGTCTCAAAGTAGTACACAACAGAACAGTGGGGGGTCGGGGAGTGTTCCTCAAGATATTTGTACGAGTAGTGGCCTCCAGCATCAAACACTTATTACTTCAGAAGCTATCAACTCGCATCCTGGGCTTAGCACAGGGACCAATCATCAACAGACTCCTTCAGTGCATCCTAGTGCTCAACAATCACCTTTGCTTACTCATCTGCAAGGTCCTGTAGCAGTGCAGCAGGTATTGTATTAgggattatatttttttgtacataGCAAGTGAAGGAGGTTGCACCAAGATACAATATTCAATACATCTCGTAGAAATAAAGATTAGGTCCATCCTGGAACTCTTATTTTTGAGTTAGCTTATGAATGCTGCAATTGAAGTTAAAATTAGGTAGTTATCTACTTGAAAATGGTGCAACAGTTGGTTCATAACTGGCAATGGTAATAcatcaaaaatttaaagaatgagtTATTCTCACAATTTTGATTTACCACCTCTCCGAATGTTTTCTGTGAtggcagaaatattttaaaagacttGCTACCATTATGTCCTTGAATCCTAGTTGTGTGCAAGCTTTTTGTCACAACAaacaggaagaaatattgatattaaaatgTGATATGTTGCTATAAAGTTGTTTAAGCGATACACTCATTCTGAAAAATGTGTTGAAATACCATTTCTGACCAtccaattaaattatatttatcttgaaGAATTCTGTATGGCATTATTGGAATCAAAATGAACTAGCTATAATTATGTGTACTTCTTTTTAGAAAGATATGAAAAGTCAATGAGATGCTAGTCTTTGgtgacaaaatatttcaattgatagtAAAtttagtagtgatgggtcggttcgattcctcgattcttcgattcctcgattctcggccaagaaccggaatcgaaaacgagtacttgccaaggcgaaaaatcgattccgattccagcagtacttcaaacaacaaaatatacgaccgcatttccaacagtcatttgaattttcgcgccacgtaatcgtaataacaaaacacatatcttcttgggatgtgcgagtactcgaaaatacaagtcgatcgagtagttggtactcgactcgagcgtttcgagtagcattacggatgtcgagtcgagtagttaaggctacagagctttcgaggctagtagggccagcaatctgccgacaggaagcgctatcatgaaactcgtgtattaatgcagtttttaaagccgataagtcattctaatgccttggcctggtagtttcagtctgccgaatacactattgttgttgtcgatgtaggcgccgaatacctttacgccagccgcggcggccgatcgtcttcctagtTCCTACCCCGCGctaactggtccgaaatcggaaaaagcttgaataaagtccaaaatgacctttttggggataaagactggaaactcagcgtaaatactcataaatcatcagcaaatattgatttatatgccattttacataattgcgaacctttagtgagatacagaggcccaaacatgaccaatttttcaatgccacacgagatatcgtttttcctcaaaatccttTGAATTTGTCCAAGTGGTTTTCCGTtgatatgagttttgtggaataaaaaacgcaatatccctttgatctggtgctttgcctatactttcaatgacttttgaagattttggctctcatctgtctggttttacaacgcaaaatggccgacccgtttttcacgtggaatttgacattaagtagacattatctttcgtttacgaaaaatataactcggaaaatttgaaccacaatataaagtagagatttttaaagagtactaagtagaaatcttgaaaaaaagtttgcgacgaaggaaataagaacgatttttcaatcgcgcgtcaaggctgacctacacgccgcggatctctgaggctcggtaactggggccgatttttaagttttttaaaacattagtcctgcaaatcgtcatttaaagcatggataatcgtcttcattgacttaaaacaataaactgaggatgttaaaaaggattatgtatagatcgactagaccatttagcgcattactcgagtgaaaatactaaggattggatatttttcggaaccatcccgcgcgtaagaaatatgcctcgggtattgaagtaaagtgaagagattaagtcagcatgcttaagagagagaaaaatgaactgtttccgtgaaaggcaacaagcgataccctttttccctttccaccctcgccgaggagagtcgcacggtagggggagttttcaccccacaaggctcttttagccttttttattactgcgtccgtccgatgtaatattcatttgcagcgtttagtttctttcttgaacttaaaaaagcaagagattttaaggttgattgaatgacgtgagaagtatagcattttttttggctctacaaaactaaagtttagttctatagttgttcgcttcgtccacttgaattccattaagattcaagatccaacaaatcgttgatataatttttaataaaaattccaaagtctccaaaatcttgcaattttggtgggaaagtacttgcccaataacacacctGTGTaggaaaaggcaattttctgcaggaattaatactgtaacatggagaagtcaaaacttgcaaaagatttggctgagcatgtagaataattggattttctgcttgagaatttgaaagggccaaatattacatgattcatatacgtagtatgtaatctttattacagctatgaaaattcctgtactcagggctctcccttgtagtttggatatatatatatatatatgttgtcGACAtatatgagtgccaatattctaaagtaatacctatcatgtaacaccacttttcaggcatgttctgttttgaaatttagctattatattttaattacatagcaatgatatgaaagattcttttgtcaactgactctttcacagagtaatatttaaaaaagtagttttcttgttgcctggaattaattgatatttttcttggagcctatggcatcagaatcgatggaatcggtatcggtagaatcggaatcgaaatgtcggaatcgggatcggaatcgataaaattttggaatcgacccatcactaaaatTTAGTTTAGGTTTCTTGTTAACTTTCCATCCAGGATTGTTATATCCTCTCTTAGATactgatattttcaatttttaacattgatGTCATTATTAAGTTGTAAAATATTGTGTGTTGAAGCACATTTTAACTGATCCAGTTTAAAGTCATTACTCGTTATTAAACTACCATTGGTGTATTGTAATTGCCCTCAGAATAATATTATGGCTTGATTTATGGgttaaatttctgaatttattgTTGGCATCACAAATGAGAAGCTAAACTACCAGAATGGTAGACctgaaattattattgtttttaagtgACTCAtatgttattattaaatgtaataattctatttttactAGGGTCAAGGTCAAGTACGCTTTGCTTTAAGCGAAGATGGTCGTGTGGTACTGCAAAGAGATTGTTCTGCTGCCATGCAGGTAAGGAGATTTAAggtaaattaactttttatgacaTAGCTCTTCATAAAATTACGtttatataaattaatgtttttcatcTCAGGCATTGCAGACACTATAATTATCCATACTActcaaatggttttattttattcatggtcTTGTTCTCCTTTTTAATGTCAATTTATTTAGCAGTAGTATAAGGCTCAATTGAGTTATTACTGTTATTTATTTACAAGACCATAACAAGCAGATTTCAAAGTCTCCCTCTTAATGGGTAGAAGATAAAATCTAAGAAATAACTCATCCCCCTttgaaatacagtgaaacctcgattttacatccCCCCATTTTacgttttccctgattttgcacactttttatGAGGTCCCAAACAATGCCGCCTTTAAACAATGAcactctattttacaatttcctcaattttgcactttttgtaagtggtccattcaaaagtgtaaaatagaggtttcactgtagtctCCTCCAACTAAACACTCCAAAAATGTTCTATTCATGTAGAGAGCAGAATTTATTCTTGTAGAACTACTCAAATGTATTCTAAAAGGTTATGCATTTATTCTCCTTAGGTATGAGTAAAATTATAGTTGAAGTCTATCTTATAATTactttgttattatttttctttataaaaattaaagtcaaCCACGGTAATAGTTCTGTTGTCCTAAGATCAAAATACATCTTTAGTATTGGCtgaaaaaatctagatgcataaaatgaaattcagcaggtgaaatgatttaaaatctgaaatcttgCAAATTCCAAAAATCATCCTTGGCAATCTTTGCACATCTCACCCATAATTGGCCTGTATTAAAAGGTGCCCATTATATGCCTATGTCACCATTATTTTTGCACTAagccaataatttatttttcttatccagTAGAAGTAAACATTGAATTATCTGCAATGATTTGAATggattaaattatttaacttaaATACATCAATCTAAATAAATTGTAGGAATCTCTTATACTTCATATTTCTATTAGAATTGTATTATCATCTTTCAGCCTCTTTCCCCACCAACGCAGCCCTCAATTGTTAGCAGTGGTGCTCCTATTCAGTCATCCCAGTCTCACACCATCCTTCTCCATCATCAGCAGTCGGTTGCCACACCCAGAGCACATTTAACGCCTCCAGTACCTCAGCCTGTCTCGCAGCTGCTTTCAACGTCAGCGAACACGCCTTCAGGGAACATAATGGGCGGGGGAGTTGGTAGTGGTTCTGGTTCAGGAGGATCTCCCTCTACTGGATCGCCAGCACCCAATAACCATGTGGTGCTCTCACAACTTCTTTCGCATAATGGCTGCGGTACAAATATCACGGGTGATACGGCTTTACCCACGTTACCAGTTGGCACCCAACTCGGAGGGGGAACACCTGCCAATCCGAACTTGAGGAATCACCCAAATTGTGGCCATCAGCCTTCTCCGCAACTATCTCTTCAAGAGAACCAGTTGCACAGTCCCATACAGTTGCCTTCGTCCCCTCAATTCCAGAAAGCCATTCCTCAGTCTTTACAACAGCCTGTGCAGCAGATCCACCAACCTCCCCCCCCATCTCCAGCAGCGGTGTCTCAGCACCAGCAGCCTTCCCCTCTTCCTCAGCACTCACAGCAGCCTTCTCCACTGCCTCACCATCAACAACCCTCTCCAATTTCTCAGCACCAGCAAGCATCCCCGGCACCAATGCATCAGCAGCCCTCTCCAGCACCCCCTCCTCACCACCAACAACCTTCGCCTGCTCATCACCAGCAACCTTCTCCGGCACCTTGTCATCACCAGCAACCGTCTCCAGTGCCCCATCATCAGCAACCGTCCCCAGCATCTATTCATCACCAGCAACCATCTCCTGCACCACTTCCTCATCTCCAGCAACCTTCTCCGGCCCCTATCCATCACCAACAGCCTTCCCCAGTGCCTATCCATCACCAACAGCCTTCCCCAGCGTCTATCCATCACCAACAGCCTTCCCCAGCTCCTATTCACCACCAACAGCCTTCCCCAGCGCCTGTTCACCACCAACAACCTTCCCCAGCCTCTATCCATCATCAGCAGCCTTCCCCAGCCCCTATCCATCATCAGCAACCTTCCCCAGCCCCTATTCTTCACCAACAACCTTCCCCGGCCCCCCCTCTCATCCAGCAAGTGTCCCCAGCCCCTCCCCGTCACCAACAGCCATCTCCAGCACCCTTGCATCAACAGCAGCCATCCCCTGTTCCAATGCACCATCACCAGCAGCAGACATCTCCTGCCCCAATGCACCATCAGCAGCCGTCTCCACTCCCAATGCACCATCACCATCAACAACAGACCTCCTCCGCCCCCATTCACCATCTGCCACCTGTGCAAGAGCAGCCACCCATCCCCCAGGCATCACAACAGCAGAGTCAACCCGCCAGCCCACCTCCTCCACCCCTGTCCCCCGATAATAATAACCATCAGTCCAACAACACCGTTACCATTGGTGGATTAGTGCTGACGCAACAACAGCAGGCACTGCTCCACCAGATCAAAATGAGCGACCTCGTGGCTGCTGGTGCGGCTAGTGGCTTGGGTGCCAAGTCGTTGACTGAGGCACTCATCCAAGCTCTCTCAGCTGTTGCGTCGAACATTAGCCTCGGCGGCTCTCCCACATCCTCCAGCTCTGATGCTAATGCTCAGCAGAAGGGCAATGCCAAATTCAATAAAGGAGGAAAGTCGCCACCTGGCCCTCCGACTTCCACTCAGCTCTTGCTCCAACAGCTGGGTGCGGCAGTGGCGGCAGCTGCGCGCAAAGTCATACCTGCTGGAGCGGTCATGGAACCTGGTTTGTCGCAGGACATCCGGAGGCCAAGTCCACCTGTGGCAAGGAAGAGGCGGAAAAAAGCTGAGATAACCCCTCCAACTATGCTGAACAGTCCAAGGCATCAAGGCTGTGGCTCTTTACATAATGATGTGGCTCGTGCTGCAGCAAGGTTGTGTCATCCTCCTAATCTTCCTAGGACTACCACGCCTCTTGGTGCTCAGTCTACTTCTGTGAATAGTTTTCCTGGCCCAATTCCCTCCGCAATGACTGAGTCGAGACTCTCTTCGCCTATCGTTCCCGCTCCTCCTTTAATTACAGATACTCAAACATCACATTCAAACACTTGTGATCCTGTttcttccacctctcaagaatctAGACTCAGCCAAATTACTGTTCCAGTGTGTCAACAGTCACCTCCCCACTTAGTACCCATATCTTCAAGTGCTACGTTGTCTCCGTCCACAACAAGCTTACCTACCACTACTACGTCAAGTACACAAGTTGACTCTAAAGTGCTACCTGTTACAtcttcatcatcgtcatcaccTAGTGGTATGGTTGTTGGAGGACAATCTGGAATAATCCAAAGGGTTCAGACTATACAATTAACTGCTCAAAAACAGCAGGTaagatttttacttaaaaataaatttcttgtaTTAGCAACAAGTTAAACAAAAATTCTCTCAGCTATCTCCAGGTGAGCCTTGATTTGTATCTAGTGAAAAATGACCACTGGTAAAACTTCTTTTACTTAACAACCAAGAAATGTTGGCCATCATCTAACATGTGGTGGTTAAAGTAGTGTCCTGTCTTCTTCATAGACTTTTCTGAGTACTTACTTGTTCATGAATAAGTGATGgataaaattgatgaatgaaattaaagggAAACGTAATTCTCATCAGCAACAACCATGCTGAACGAACTTTAGTGAGCCATGTTTCCACTGGCTGTAAGGtgtacttgaaaaattaattgtttttttatgctCCTATCCTAAGAAATGACAAAAACTGCATGCATTTGCATG
Protein-coding sequences here:
- the LOC124167063 gene encoding trithorax group protein osa-like isoform X8 produces the protein MMHPTTLLDQHLSSFLPDNFQLKQDDPRALESLLGLSAESVHPENGSNAATVDRLVDSLPQSLVEARGGVSGGLPPPPPPPPQQVAISSASPQPAQTPILLTASHVLDGQQGLTFTVAPHGVHQHHLMSSGGAVASSGGHTAPAGTQFVAFPSPLSFAPAGFVAIGGGGPAGGGTGGSPATPVAPSSPSPVQSPYHLQTHSPLAQHASSLPRSSPAPPPLTPSPSPSPSSSAAISSVAQAVGPASVSVPVSAPTTLHHLRPNTPIQVQLPASAFPLLQILQQSGASGGTVTGTPFRANAGAAPPQQHIHPQPPPPPPPPRPKQPQLLPKPASGAPPPSVSNPSIVVSTNSTCIASPTVQSVVSTMASSAPGAVGPHGAQLVIGQNQHHHHHSPAGTLVLNQMIPGLSQSPVIIQQPGGGVQFILRQQQQQQQIVSGPTAASAAGGVLANPGVVGGAKGVSGGLVLAGAQGQVLIHHPQHQQLQQQTQGRALGGTAGAGMAVQTGAATTAGGQVVRFITTTQGPMQLQQIQTPSGPTLIAVPPGQTLSFQQIRGATTGAGSVVPGTMLQGHAQIIQGATVAAPTAQTLQGHILHPQPQQPQPLVHSGLANQVRASGPTGAMLPNHSAVNVMDSVGMVQRTRAMAPNINPISVISPPPSLPFPPPQTRKKPKKKKKRKGSRDDEEDGEGSTGGEVDESGEEICGSGGGTVPMKTLNLADIMKSAGIGDDEDLGPFESSGVDAGDDGSLVQAPPTVATSQSSTQQNSGGSGSVPQDICTSSGLQHQTLITSEAINSHPGLSTGTNHQQTPSVHPSAQQSPLLTHLQGPVAVQQGQGQVRFALSEDGRVVLQRDCSAAMQVRRFKPLSPPTQPSIVSSGAPIQSSQSHTILLHHQQSVATPRAHLTPPVPQPVSQLLSTSANTPSGNIMGGGVGSGSGSGGSPSTGSPAPNNHVVLSQLLSHNGCGTNITGDTALPTLPVGTQLGGGTPANPNLRNHPNCGHQPSPQLSLQENQLHSPIQLPSSPQFQKAIPQSLQQPVQQIHQPPPPSPAAVSQHQQPSPLPQHSQQPSPLPHHQQPSPISQHQQASPAPMHQQPSPAPPPHHQQPSPAHHQQPSPAPCHHQQPSPVPHHQQPSPASIHHQQPSPAPLPHLQQPSPAPIHHQQPSPVPIHHQQPSPASIHHQQPSPAPIHHQQPSPAPVHHQQPSPASIHHQQPSPAPIHHQQPSPAPILHQQPSPAPPLIQQVSPAPPRHQQPSPAPLHQQQPSPVPMHHHQQQTSPAPMHHQQPSPLPMHHHHQQQTSSAPIHHLPPVQEQPPIPQASQQQSQPASPPPPPLSPDNNNHQSNNTVTIGGLVLTQQQQALLHQIKMSDLVAAGAASGLGAKSLTEALIQALSAVASNISLGGSPTSSSSDANAQQKGNAKFNKGGKSPPGPPTSTQLLLQQLGAAVAAAARKVIPAGAVMEPGLSQDIRRPSPPVARKRRKKAEITPPTMLNSPRHQGCGSLHNDVARAAARLCHPPNLPRTTTPLGAQSTSVNSFPGPIPSAMTESRLSSPIVPAPPLITDTQTSHSNTCDPVSSTSQESRLSQITVPVCQQSPPHLVPISSSATLSPSTTSLPTTTTSSTQVDSKVLPVTSSSSSSPSGMVVGGQSGIIQRVQTIQLTAQKQQQLREVQQQLQTLTSRKGPRSAQDNIAIQHLYLQQQRILLTGKIVPTIPGQHAQGVQFSPMPPSSSSSDQSSASLVSGSVGNSCGGKRLKAGSSHNICLANLPKQPVSSSSPQSPTIRYYHQVGNQIIPLAPQQAATSTANQQHASGVSKSISCEARPIKSNVGPTGSIASPEPPSPSATVHSPSVSSAPPIVNDCTPMTTCQSGPNSPVSTNSVVGGSINVQGPQRELYVCIGGNNVSAEDEGDSSSVESALSKQIQGGTTIVSEEQSMGSSPCSAAQSKTPLSSSSSISQISASPPQVTSGKVSTSMVTCGVQVSSPQINRACGEAGQPLSEDTTVQPMDSSNDSESPRGAVKRPALSPVRPTINKVSLIEQQLRTDQAGALNPDVHTPFADRADACKRLVRYHVLNERVLSARDLDKADEIFEATARHLLDKFSQMTAKYRYLLLMESMKEVRTSELMMIDRMFVAEEQLALERLKEEARLAEGCSVPKSLNP
- the LOC124167063 gene encoding trithorax group protein osa-like isoform X5: MMHPTTLLDQHLSSFLPDNFQLKQDDPRALESLLGLSAESVHPENGSNAATVDRLVDSLPQSLVEARGGVSGGLPPPPPPPPQQVAISSASPQPAQTPILLTASHVLDGQQGLTFTVAPHGVHQHHLMSSGGAVASSGGHTAPAGTQFVAFPSPLSFAPAGFVAIGGGGPAGGGTGGSPATPVAPSSPSPVQSPYHLQTHSPLAQHASSLPRSSPAPPPLTPSPSPSPSSSAAISSVAQAVGPASVSVPVSAPTTLHHLRPNTPIQVQLPASAFPLLQILQQSGASGGTVTGTPFRANAGAAPPQQHIHPQPPPPPPPPRPKQPQLLPKPASGAPPPSVSNPSIVVSTNSTCIASPTVQSVVSTMASSAPGAVGPHGAQLVIGQNQHHHHHSPAGTLVLNQMIPGLSQSPVIIQQPGGGVQFILRQQQQQQQIVSGPTAASAAGGVLANPGVVGGAKGVSGGLVLAGAQGQVLIHHPQHQQLQQQTQGRALGGTAGAGMAVQTGAATTAGGQVVRFITTTQGPMQLQQIQTPSGPTLIAVPPGQTLSFQQIRGATTGAGSVVPGTMLQGHAQIIQGATVAAPTAQTLQGHILHPQPQQPQPLVHSGLANQVRASGPTGAMLPNHSAVNVMDSVGMVQRTRAMAPNINPISVISPPPSLPFPPPQTRKKPKKKKKRKGSRDDEEDGEGSTGGEVDESGEEICGSGGGTVPMKTLNLADIMKSAGIGDDEDLGPFESSGVDAGDDGSLVQAPPTVATSQSSTQQNSGGSGSVPQDICTSSGLQHQTLITSEAINSHPGLSTGTNHQQTPSVHPSAQQSPLLTHLQGPVAVQQGQGQVRFALSEDGRVVLQRDCSAAMQVRRFKPLSPPTQPSIVSSGAPIQSSQSHTILLHHQQSVATPRAHLTPPVPQPVSQLLSTSANTPSGNIMGGGVGSGSGSGGSPSTGSPAPNNHVVLSQLLSHNGCGTNITGDTALPTLPVGTQLGGGTPANPNLRNHPNCGHQPSPQLSLQENQLHSPIQLPSSPQFQKAIPQSLQQPVQQIHQPPPPSPAAVSQHQQPSPLPQHSQQPSPLPHHQQPSPISQHQQASPAPMHQQPSPAPPPHHQQPSPAHHQQPSPAPCHHQQPSPVPHHQQPSPASIHHQQPSPAPLPHLQQPSPAPIHHQQPSPVPIHHQQPSPASIHHQQPSPAPIHHQQPSPAPVHHQQPSPASIHHQQPSPAPIHHQQPSPAPILHQQPSPAPPLIQQVSPAPPRHQQPSPAPLHQQQPSPVPMHHHQQQTSPAPMHHQQPSPLPMHHHHQQQTSSAPIHHLPPVQEQPPIPQASQQQSQPASPPPPPLSPDNNNHQSNNTVTIGGLVLTQQQQALLHQIKMSDLVAAGAASGLGAKSLTEALIQALSAVASNISLGGSPTSSSSDANAQQKGNAKFNKGGKSPPGPPTSTQLLLQQLGAAVAAAARKVIPAGAVMEPGLSQDIRRPSPPVARKRRKKAEITPPTMLNSPRHQGCGSLHNDVARAAARLCHPPNLPRTTTPLGAQSTSVNSFPGPIPSAMTESRLSSPIVPAPPLITDTQTSHSNTCDPVSSTSQESRLSQITVPVCQQSPPHLVPISSSATLSPSTTSLPTTTTSSTQVDSKVLPVTSSSSSSPSGMVVGGQSGIIQRVQTIQLTAQKQQQLREVQQQLQTLTSRKGPRSAQDNIAIQHLYLQQQRILLTGKIVPTIPGQHAQGVQFSPMPPSSSSSDQSSASLVSGSVGNSCGGKRLKAGSSHNICLANLPKQPVSSSSPQSPTIRYYHQVGNQIIPLAPQQAATSTANQQHASGVSKSISCEARPIKSNGGTTIVSEEQSMGSSPCSAAQSKTPLSSSSSISQISASPPQVTSGKVSTSMVTCGVQVSSPQINRACGEAGQPLSEDTTVQPMDSSNDSESPRGAVKRPALSPVRPTINKVSLIEQQLRTDQAGALNPDVHTPFADRADACKRLVRYHVLNERVLSARDLDKADEIFEATARHLLDKFSQMTAKYRYLLLMESMKEVRTSELMMIDRMFVAEEQLALERLKEEARLAEELEKKKEEKSKSDDDDEGDTKENLSSNSAALNPNSNGSGEPGLKEVRISLHDVLKSESIKKEAEEGRYTIVRNSAMPTVKEEEESDNGEDEKPYDEWEAIQKELSVYCGVKREEGSGDAEHPPNGEPGARRMPVGPRGGESSCEASRSPGLVGPAPPLDDPGGGGVGENSNLCEDDDINAQVQSAIDSILNLQRAEDEGLGLEDVFDVTLEEEEDGGERRTTAERSNSDHHDRASREMACEVEEEVAIENVEEGVVSTLSKEVGGGDLALDEAVRSILSS